In Candidatus Sedimenticola sp. (ex Thyasira tokunagai), the following proteins share a genomic window:
- the rarD gene encoding EamA family transporter RarD translates to MNESDSTKKGLIYATLAFGLWGFGPIYFKAVASVQPMEVLAHRIIWSLFFLALIISWNRGWPSLFRLLAERKKLLWLFTTSVIVSCNWLVFIWAVANDRILEASLGYFINPLFSVLLAMLVLGERLRFLQGVAIAIAVVGVTNQILIFGELPLVALVLAVTFGFYGLLRKIIAVDPVHGLTVETLLMLPFALIYLFWLDGTGGMSFIHAGTTINLLLIAAGLVTAVPLIYFAAATNRLSLTVIGLFQYLAPSMTFLLAVFLYHEPFGGAQMVTFSTIWFALALFSLEGWRYQRRKRSLDVVLQNS, encoded by the coding sequence ATGAACGAATCGGATTCGACAAAAAAGGGGTTGATCTACGCCACCCTGGCATTTGGTCTCTGGGGTTTTGGTCCTATCTATTTCAAGGCTGTCGCCTCGGTGCAACCGATGGAGGTGCTTGCTCACCGGATTATCTGGTCGCTTTTTTTCCTTGCCCTGATAATTAGTTGGAACCGGGGCTGGCCATCACTTTTTCGATTGTTGGCTGAGCGAAAAAAATTGCTCTGGCTCTTTACCACCTCGGTGATTGTCTCCTGTAACTGGCTGGTCTTTATCTGGGCGGTGGCGAATGACCGGATACTTGAAGCGAGCCTTGGCTATTTCATTAATCCACTGTTTAGTGTGCTGCTGGCGATGTTGGTGCTTGGGGAGCGCCTGCGTTTTTTACAAGGGGTGGCAATTGCCATCGCCGTAGTGGGTGTCACCAATCAGATTCTAATCTTTGGTGAATTGCCCTTGGTTGCCCTTGTTTTGGCGGTCACCTTCGGTTTTTATGGGCTGCTGCGTAAGATTATAGCTGTCGATCCTGTACACGGGCTGACGGTTGAGACCCTGCTGATGCTGCCGTTTGCACTGATCTATCTCTTCTGGCTCGACGGCACGGGAGGTATGAGCTTTATCCATGCAGGCACCACAATCAATCTGCTATTGATTGCCGCCGGTCTGGTAACGGCTGTACCGTTGATCTACTTTGCCGCAGCTACCAATCGTCTTAGTCTGACAGTGATTGGACTTTTCCAATACCTGGCACCGAGCATGACCTTTCTGCTGGCAGTATTTCTCTATCATGAACCGTTTGGTGGCGCACAGATGGTCACCTTCAGCACCATCTGGTTTGCGCTGGCACTCTTCTCTCTGGAAGGGTGGCGGTATCAGCGTAGAAAACGTTCCTTAGACGTGGTGCTTCAAAATAGTTGA